One region of Triticum aestivum cultivar Chinese Spring chromosome 6B, IWGSC CS RefSeq v2.1, whole genome shotgun sequence genomic DNA includes:
- the LOC123138720 gene encoding uncharacterized protein, whose product MASISCALFRNGRKLDPENAEINIQVKNINAAAGEILDVLEDTSKGNVIFVRGWHGFGASATLKAVAQRLKSSKSNFDRVVHVDCSLWKSMRALQKSVAEELELPPSVMAIFDRRDEEDDFSGIDEGSRGVIPNIRTEIFRKLASSRFVVIFHNGSDKYIDLYKCGVPVTSVLSIKVLWTWHGRFQSKYIRFRKRTKMELHTDVVVNFSHDDCIRDEALLEEAKEIVAYMGIPEPYMNHIIVDKCFQYAYALGSVSWFGWGNWEDHVFNYFVCDGIIQGQGDSSAWGVADALQRNMSMDWLRFRTDDDVLRHLQCRLHDRLLLVQHKKGLLPDNIGMDLSEATSCFILPDSNIYQMTTLPDGIFQHSYSSKLRVLHLSWCGFSFESPPFLCCSQIRLLQLNNCRNIPSDKHPSYNEDMSCFQKLWVLHLSYTDWYRLLSEEMMNFMADLRELYVEGDWGINDLRGRGPSLVKVHVESWNYFINHAPFPDLSSASFLKTIILDNCFELEQVVPGVLPPSLESFTFKTRSYGTNTSSISFRGCSQLKSILLVGKMERLEELDLSGTIVKTLDLREVRARNLKRLILLGCEKLCAILWPFKYSMPKVLEVLHINTIRSTSPGQANWEEKPRDPIAAMGSSSSPVATAKEQGIRRYASFDFKCYICTRDTRILRSLEPVKRYIEHSHIYMEMGSSPTSGATAGDSKVAQGIRSLCQPDNYLYARDAFFQRDLQAGADNEGAISWMWACPATPAPRAQDWYVHIQDKQEVKRGLLQQKQSNTEGINASAVFPGFIVNNARMLHVHDSSS is encoded by the exons ATGGCGTCCATCTCTTGTGCTTTATTTAGGAATGGAAGGAAATTGGATCCTGAGAACGCT GAGATCAATATTCAAGTAAAAAATATCAATGCTGCCGCAGGAGAGATACTGGACGTTTTGGAGGATACAAGCAAAGGAAATGTGATCTTCGTCCGTGGTTGGCATGGATTTGGGGCATCAGCAACACTCAAGGCAGTAGCTCAACGCCTGAAATCATCAAAATCAAACTTTGACAGGGTTGTTCATGTGGATTGCTCGCTGTGGAAAAGCATGAGGGCCCTGCAAAAGTCGGTCGCGGAGGAGCTAGAGCTTCCACCATCGGTGATGGCCATCTTCGATCGGCGGGACGAGGAGGATGATTTCAGTGGGATAGACGAAGGCTCTCGAGGGGTGATACCAAATATCAGAACAGAAATCTTCAGAAAGCTTGCTAGCAGTAGATTTGTGGTGATATTTCACAATGGGAGTGACAAATACATTGACCTGTATAAGTGTGGTGTTCCGGTAACATCAGTTTTGAGTATCAAGGTGTTGTGGACCTGGCACGGGAGGTTTCAATCCAAATACATACGTTTCCGTAAACGGACAAAGATGGAGCTGCATACTGATGTTGTTGTCAATTTTTCTCATGATGACTGCATCCGTGATGAAGCACtattggaagaggccaaggagatTGTCGCTTATATGGGTATTCCAGAGCCTTACATGAACCATATAATAGTTGACAAGTGTTTCCAGTATGCCTATGCACTGGGATCTGTCAGTTGGTTCGGTTGGGGGAACTGGGAGGACCATGTTTTTAACTACTTTGTGTGCGACGGGATTATACAAGGGCAAGGCGATAGTTCGGCATGGGGAGTAGCCGATGCTCTACAGAGAAACATGTCTATGGATTGGCTTCGTTTCCGCACTGATGATGACGTTCTTCGCCACCTGCAGTGCAGGCTTCATGACCGCTTGCTTTTGGTGCAACACAAGAAGGGCCTCCTACCTGATAATATTGGCATGGATCTTTCTGAGGCGACATCCTGCTTCATCTTACCAGATAGCAACATCTACCAGATGACGACATTACCAGATGGCATATTCCAACATTCATACAGCAGCAAGCTGCGCGTGTTACATCTCTCTTGGTGCGGCTTCAGTTTTGAATCGCCTCCCTTCCTGTGTTGCAGCCAGATAAGACTCCTTCAGCTGAACAACTGCAGAAATATCCCATCTGATAAGCATCCAAGCTACAACGAAGACATGTCATGCTTCCAGAAGCTATGGGTGCTGCACCTGAGCTATACAGACTGGTATCGATTACTATCAGAAGAGATGATGAACTTTATGGCTGACCTCAGGGAGTTGTATGTAGAGGGAGATTGGGGCATAAATGATTTACGTGGCAGGGGACCTTCCCTTGTCAAGGTCCACGTAGAATCATGGAACTACTTTATTAATCATGCACCATTCCCTGACCTGTCCAGCGCAAGCTTCCTCAAGACGATCATCCTTGACAATTGTTTTGAACTGGAACAAGTTGTCCCCGGCGTGCTGCCCCCATCGCTTGAGTCATTCACCTTCAAAACTAGATCTTATGGCACCAACACATCTAGCATTTCCTTCCGGGGTTGTTCTCAGTTGAAGAGTATACTACTGGTAGGAAAAATGGAGAGACTCGAGGAGCTGGACCTCTCGGGCACAATAGTGAAAACCCTTGACCTCAGGGAAGTGAGGGCCCGAAACCTCAAACGTCTCATCTTGCTGGGCTGCGAGAAGCTCTGTGCCATATTATGGCCATTTAAATACAGTATGCCAAAGGTTTTGGAGGTACTGCACATCAATACCATACGATCTACATCACCTGGCCAAGCTAATTGGGAAGAAAAACCCAGGGATCCTATTGCAGCTATGGGATCATCATCTAGTCCTGTTGCTACTGCTAAAGAACAGGGCATCCGTCGATATGCGTCCTTTGACTTTAAGTGTTACATCTGCACAAGGGATACAAGGATCCTTAGGTCGCTTGAACCGGTTAAAAGATATATTGAGCACAGTCATATATATATGGAAATGGGTTCATCTCCTACAAGTGGTGCTACTGCTGGTGACAGTAAAGTTGCTCAAGGAATCCGGAGTCTGTGTCAGCCTGATAATTATTTATATGCAAGGGATGCCTTCTTTCAAAGGGACCTACAGGCTGGCGCTGATAATGAAGGTGCAATCAGCTGGATGTGGGCTTGCCCAGCTACTCCTGCTCCAAGGGCTCAAGACTGGTATGTTCACATACAAGATAAGCAGGAGGTGAAGAGGGGACTACTACAGCAAAAACAGAGCAACACTGAAGGAATTAATGCTAGTGCCGTTTTTCCTGGTTTCATAGTTAACAATGCTCGCATGCTTCACGTGCATGATAGCTCATCC
- the LOC123135571 gene encoding disease resistance protein RPS2-like, giving the protein MTLVRTMTNGLWLHQVAETKKVIILSNKAECISLMFNRIPIRFNLDPIKLRILCLRNNKLDESIIVEAIKNCSSPTYLDLSGNNVKRIPEELCSLVKLEYLDLSRNEFGATEVPRSFGKLINLKFLYLWSAGGYVRIPAGVVSSLKALQVTDLRSFLRESTLSLPESIFRELGTLPQLKALGIVVEGSAQLESLGEANLPVRYLALLDVGTFNDILSTDFAQRTLYELDISEEIDTREITVRHDTEQPNNCFGALNNLSLTMMRSLREMKWMGATPAFIFPRLIHLELFYCRRLLHLSWVMYLPRLEQLHIVSCSGIVQAFMRCHGDKLCNGQDKTKTFRCLKSLSLTRNYSLETIGDKGMEFPSLERLVIDNCPKLERLPFQLDSLPLKLKELRFVGTQQSKSLPFQLDSWLRFDDAQC; this is encoded by the coding sequence ATGACTTTGGTGAGAACAATGACAAATGGATTGTGGCTGCACCAGGTGGCAGAGACAAAAAAAGTTATTATCCTTTCGAACAAAGCTGAGTGCATCTCCTTGATGTTCAACAGGATTCCTATTAGGTTCAATCTTGATCCCATAAAACTGAGGATCTTGTGCCTTCGGAACAACAAATTGGATGAAAGCATAATTGTTGAAGCAATTAAGAATTGCAGTTCACCGACATATCTGGATTTGAGCGGAAACAACGTCAAGAGGATACCGGAAGAATTATGTTCCTTGGTAAAGCTGGAATACCTTGATTTGTCACGAAATGAATTTGGGGCAACTGAAGTGCCTCGCTCCTTTGGAAAGCTCATCAACCTCAAGTTCTTGTACCTATGGTCTGCTGGTGGTTACGTGAGAATACCAGCTGGTGTCGTGTCTAGCCTTAAAGCATTGCAGGTAACAGACTTGAGGAGTTTCTTAAGAGAATCTACCCTATCCCTACCTGAGTCAATATTCCGAGAGTTGGGCACCCTACCTCAGTTGAAAGCGCTTGGTATTGTGGTCGAAGGTTCTGCTCAGCTTGAGTCACTAGGAGAAGCGAACCTCCCTGTTAGATATTTGGCTCTGCTGGACGTAGGTACATTCAATGATATTTTATCAACCGACTTTGCACAAAGGACCTTGTATGAACTGGATATCAGTGAAGAAATTGACACTCGAGAAATAACAGTAAGACATGATACGGAACAACCAAACAACTGTTTTGGTGCTCTCAACAACCTCAGCTTAACTATGATGAGATCCTTGAGAGAGATGAAGTGGATGGGAGCAACTCCAGCATTTATATTCCCAAGGCTCATTCATTTGGAATTGTTTTACTGCAGACGGCTATTGCACCTCTCTTGGGTTATGTATTTGCCTCGCCTTGAACAACTTCATATAGTTTCCTGTTCTGGTATAGTGCAAGCATTTATGAGGTGCCATGGTGACAAATTGTGCAATGGACAGGACAAGACAAAAACATTTCGTTGCCTCAAGAGTCTCAGTCTTACTCGTAACTACTCGTTGGAAACTATTGGGGACAAGGGTATGGAATTCCCATCCCTAGAGCGACTTGTGATTGACAATTGTCCAAAATTGGAGAGGCTTCCTTTCCAGCTGGACAGTTTGCCACTAAAGCTGAAGGAGCTACGGTTTGTTGGGACACAGCAATCAAAGAGTCTTCCTTTCCAGCTGGACAGTTGGCTACGGTTTGATGATGCTCAGTGCTAG
- the LOC123135570 gene encoding vesicle-associated protein 1-3 isoform X2, which yields MDGHTGQESAYLDDDMLRIEPLELKLNEEMSWSVKLSNKTKASFAFKIERPSQQYTIWPDKGIVTPGCNEYLVQITLQPQQRAPQVTQNADKIIFQSTKVPEGLRDEDITEKIFHEEAGKVVDEVDLMIVYVPTKPKENCKSREGTNMLVEEVPEEERIVGSLEDSTKDLIAKKNDVCQKIKNAEREGKKSTNEVDRWLEKVAKIIDVMHVISVDCKLKKDVTILACEKLREVQECLSSCPSTVAIESMPPPVQEMPGPSMSAENRNLQEALHFIKDEPTVGMIGIWGPGANNKIKKSLWPNEGQERVKSRIYAGA from the exons ATGGATGGGCACACTGGCCAG GAAAGCGCCTATCTGGACGATGACATGCTTCGTATTGAGCCGCTCGAGCTTAAGCTTAACGAGGAGATGTCATGGTCAGTTAAGCTATCCAACAAGACAAAGGCCTCTTTTGCCTTCAAAATTGAAAGACCAAGCCAGCAGTACACCATATGGCCAGACAAAGGCATTGTGACACCAGGATGCAACGAGTATCTTGTTCAGATAACATTGCAACCACAGCAGAGGGCACCGCAAGTTACCCAGAATGCTGACAAGATCATCTTCCAGAGCACGAAAGTGCCCGAGGGTCTTAGAGATGAGGATATCACTGAAAAAATATTCCATGAAGAGGCCGGCAAAGTGGTTGATGAGGTGGATTTGATGATTGTATATGTGCCTACGAAGCCCAAAGAGAACTGCAAGAGTAGAGAAGGCACCAACATGCTAGTTGAGGAAGTTCCCGAG GAGGAAAGAATTGTGGGAAGTCTCGAGGATTCCACCAAAGACTTGATTGCGAAAAAAAATGATGTATGTCAGAAGATTAAGAATGCTGAGCGAGAAGGCAAGAAATCAACAAATGAGGTCGACAGATGGCTGGAAAAAGTGGCCAAAATCATTGATGTTATGCATGTAATCTCGGTGGACTGTAAGTTGAAGAAGGATGTTACTATCCTGGCATGTGAGAAGCTTCGCGAGGTTCAAGAATGTCTCAGTAGTTGCCCCAGTACTGTTGCAATTGAGTCAATGCCACCTCCTGTCCAAGAGATGCCTGGTCCATCTATGTCAGCTGAGAACCGTAACCTTCAAGAGGCTCTCCACTTCATTAAGGATGAACCCACAGTTGGAATGATTGGAATATGGGGTCCAGGTGCTAACAACAAGATTAAGAAAAGTTTGTGGCCAAATGAAGGTCAAGAAAGAGTTAAAAGTCGCATATATGCAGGAGCATGA
- the LOC123138719 gene encoding uncharacterized protein — MPRPEEIKIQAKNIDAAAGEIIGIMEDTSKGNVILVEGWHGFGASAALKAVAQRLKSSKSKFDRVIHVDCSLWKSMRALQKAIAEELELPLSVMAIFDWWDEEDDFNLIDEGSRGVIADISTEIFRKLANSRFVVIFHNGSDKYIDLYECGVPVIPILNNRVLWTWHGRFRPSFGSTRIWRGGKGMGYMELNTDVVVNYSHDDCIRDEALLEEAKEVVTYLRIPEPYMNHMIFEKCFQYAYALGSLRLPDQGNLGYWESNWRRHASNYLVCDGIIQGQGDTSAWGVADALKRNVHLDWLLDSRESACDDIRRHLQLQGRLHDRWVLVAHKGDKGLLPDDIGMVWCYEGIAYMLNVEYEDPDLFQDFEELLPMDTSEGGGASGNRGDDAPGDGDRGSRPVDSSKPAESAQGKTPVSAPSNMLQLGSVGAFSAPPRLWSDRVELDDPSEHVPPVISEVLRAEETDRLSAQEVVSPPSSPVPRLDMTTLLDDSAELAGSTVRSFSALPVLGSSGLRASAVVTTTPEARRASDGSSGQEARAPRSPSLPASEVATDLLGGSAVGQRPVSSQASPASLAREASSPLHAAVSAPGQGVVGSPAPTVLGGLGGATAATASSSVRGVWAAPEPAAGGSPVDGLQVAAPTSSPALVSATRGVAVGGGAGGLSPCRASCEEVIAFGGIPDPVTQGRRISGRLQEQPDVDDIQLRCALRAAKLQDVETTTGLSVIKSNSILHFTDNEIIHNANQLGISLGNNDLQIAKSVNDILDLEAERAVDMIRHIAAVKPMNDSEIDALGVRVLDGYLQDHGVHPFSFESPPFLCCSQLRFLLLDTCSSIACDKHPIHNEDMSCFQKLWVLHLSYTRWYRLLSEEMMNFMADLRELYVEGDWGINDLRGRGPSLVKVHVESWNYFINHAPFPDLSSASFLKTIILDNCFELEQVVPGVLPPSLESFTFKTRSYGTNTSSISFRGCSQLKSILLVGKMERLEELDLSGTIVKTLDLREVIAQNLKRLILLGCEKLCAILWPSEYIMTKVLEVLHINTIRSTSPGQANWEEKPRDPIAAMGSSSILVATATDLGISPHAPFEVKWYISATDTRILRSLEPIKRYIEQSHVYMEMGSSPTSGATAGDSEVAQGIRSLCQPDNYLYARDAFFQRDLQAGADNEGAISWMWACPATPTPRAQDWYVHIQDKPEVKRGLLQQKQSNTEGINVGAVFPGFIVNNARMLHVHDSSSITCITCPQPQGSCWRWLEWCRVERCPKLRTVFYTPQPSKGDSFCYELATFWASELPKACYICDWNAIRMFSFAHIVLLHLDHCPRLIHVLPLSDSLDTLPHMDTLEIVCCGDLKEVFALDPKKKRQRIIGCPKLRRIHLYELPSLQHICGSRISAPNLETVKIRGCWSLRSLPAVSGNREKLPSVDCEKDWWDNLEWDGVEANHHPSFYDHNHSSHYKAQQQRGTV, encoded by the exons ATGCCTAGACCAGAG GAGATCAAGATCCAAGCAAAAAATATCGATGCTGCAGCAGGAGAGATAATTGGCATTATGGAGGATACAAGCAAAGGAAATGTGATCTTGGTCGAAGGTTGGCATGGGTTTGGGGCATCAGCAGCACTCAAGGCAGTAGCGCAACGTCTGAAATCATCGAAATCAAAGTTTGACAGGGTTATTCATGTGGATTGTTCGTTGTGGAAAAGCATGAGGGCCCTGCAAAAGGCAATCGCGGAGGAGCTGGAGCTTCCGCTGTCGGTGATGGCCATCTTTGATTGGTGGGACGAGGAGGATGATTTTAATTTGATAGACGAAGGCTCTCGAGGGGTGATAGCAGATATCAGCACAGAAATCTTCAGAAAGCTTGCTAACAGCAGATTTGTAGTGATATTTCACAATGGGAGTGACAAATACATTGATCTGTACGAGTGTGGTGTCCCAGTAATACCAATTTTGAATAATAGGGTGCTGTGGACCTGGCACGGGAGGTTTCGACCTAGTTTTGGCAGCACCAGAATCTGGAGAGGAGGTAAGGGAATGGGATACATGGAGCTGAATACGGATGTTGTTGTCAACTATTCTCATGATGATTGCATCCGTGATGAAGCATtactggaagaggccaaggaggtTGTCACTTATTTGCGTATTCCAGAGCCTTACATGAACCATATGATTTTTGAGAAGTGCTTCCAGTACGCCTATGCACTGGGATCTCTCAGGCTCCCCGACCAGGGGAACTTGGGGTACTGGGAGTCGAACTGGCGGAGGCATGCTTCAAACTACTTGGTATGCGATGGGATTATACAAGGGCAAGGTGATACATCAGCATGGGGAGTTGCCGATGCTCTAAAGAGAAACGTGCATTTGGATTGGCTTCTGGACTCGAGAGAGTCGGCTTGTGATGACATTCGTCGTCACCTGCAGCTGCAGGGCAGACTTCATGACCGCTGGGTTTTGGTGGCACACAAGGGAGATAAGGGCCTGCTACCTGATGATATTGGCATGGT ATGGTGTTATGAGGGTATTGCTTACATGTTGAATGTCGAGTATGAGGACCCGGACTTGTTTCAGGATTTTGAGGAGCTGCTACCTATGGATACCTCTGAGGGGGGAGGTGCTTCTGGGAACCGTGGAGATGACGCACCCGGTGATGGTGACAGGGGTTCCAGGCCTGTGGATTCGTCTAAGCCAGCAGAGTCTGCTCAGGGGAAAACACCGGTTTCGGCACCGTCCAACATGCTTCAGCTTGGCTCCGTAGGGGCTTTCTCTGCGCCTCCTCGTCTTTGGAGTGATCGTGTGGAGTTGGATGATCCGTCTGAGCATGTGCCACCGGTGATTTCGGAGGTCTTGAGGGCTGAGGAAACGGACAGACTTTCTGCACAGGAGGTTGTTTCTCCTCCTTCATCGCCGGTACCGCGGCTGGACATGACGACTCTTTTGGACGACTCGGCGGAGCTGGCCGGGAGTACGGTCAGGTCCTTCTCTGCTTTGCCGGTGCTCGGATCGTCGGGACTCAGGGCCAGCGCAGTAGTAACGACCACTCCGGAGGCTCGGCGGGCCTCGGATGGGTCTAGCGGGCAGGAGGCCCGCGCACCGCGCTCTCCTTCCTTGCCGGCATCAGAGGTGGCTACTGATCTTCTGGGAGGGTCGGCTGTTGGTCAAAGACCGGTGTCTTCACAGGCCAGTCCGGCCTCCCTGGCTAGGGAGGCCTCCTCACCTCTTCACGCCGCCGTTAGTGCGCCAGGGCAGGGGGTAGTCGGCTCACCGGCCCCCACTGTGTTAGGTGGGCTGGGTGGAGCCACTGCAGCTACTGCCTCCTCCTCGGTGCGCGGCGTGTGGGCTGCCCCAGAGCCAGCTGCTGGTGGGTCGCCTGTTGACGGGCTGCAGGTGGCGGCGCCGACTTCTTCTCCTGCGCTGGTGTCGGCGACCCGGGGCGTCGCTGTGGGGGGAGGGGCAGGAGGTCTCTCCCCTTGCAGGGCTTCCTGCGAGGAGGTCATCGCCTTTGGTGGTATCCCGGACCCTGTCACCCAGGGAAGGCGGATCAGCGGGAGGTTGCAGGAGCAGCCGGACGTCGATGACATTCAACTGCGGTGTGCTTTGAGGGCTGCCAAGTTGCAGGACGTCGAGACCACCACCGGTTTGTCTGTTATTAAGTCAAATTCCATTTTGCATTTCACTGATAATGAAATCATCCATAATGCAAATCAACTAGGAATTTCACTTGGTAATAATGATCTTCAAATTGCTAAATCAGTTAACGACATTCTTGATTTGGAAGCTGAGCGTGCGGTAGATATGATTCGTCACATAGCTGCAGTTAAACCAATGAATGATTCGGAGATTGATGCGCTTGGGGTTAGGGTTCTCGATG gttatcttcaggacCACGGCgttcatcc ATTCAGTTTTGAATCGCCTCCCTTCCTGTGTTGCAGCCAGCTAAGATTCCTCCTGCTAGATACATGCAGTAGTATCGCATGTGATAAGCATCCAATCCACAACGAAGACATGTCATGCTTCCAGAAGCTATGGGTGCTGCACCTGAGTTATACACGATGGTATCGATTACTATCAGAAGAGATGATGAACTTTATGGCTGACCTCAGGGAGTTGTATGTAGAGGGAGATTGGGGCATAAATGATTTACGTGGCAGGGGACCTTCCCTTGTCAAGGTCCACGTAGAATCATGGAACTACTTTATTAATCATGCACCATTCCCTGACCTGTCCAGCGCAAGCTTCCTCAAGACGATCATCCTTGACAATTGTTTTGAACTGGAACAAGTTGTCCCCGGCGTGCTGCCCCCATCGCTTGAGTCATTCACCTTCAAAACTAGATCTTATGGCACCAACACATCTAGCATTTCCTTCCGGGGTTGTTCTCAGTTGAAGAGTATACTACTGGTAGGAAAAATGGAGAGACTCGAGGAGCTGGACCTCTCGGGCACAATAGTGAAAACCCTTGACCTCAGGGAAGTGATAGCCCAAAACCTCAAACGTCTCATCTTGCTGGGCTGCGAGAAGCTCTGTGCAATATTATGGCCATCAGAATACATCATGACAAAGGTTTTGGAGGTACTGCACATCAACACCATACGATCTACATCACCTGGCCAAGCTAATTGGGAAGAAAAACCCAGGGATCCTATTGCAGCTATGGGGTCATCATCTATTCTTGTTGCTACTGCTACAGATCTGGGCATCAGTCCACATGCACCATTTGAAGTTAAATGGTACATCTCTGCAACGGATACAAGGATCCTTAGGTCGCTTGAACCGATTAAAAGATATATTGAGCAGAGTCATGTATATATGGAAATGGGTTCATCTCCTACAAGTGGTGCTACTGCTGGTGACAGTGAAGTTGCTCAAGGAATCCGGAGTCTGTGTCAGCCTGATAATTATTTATATGCAAGGGATGCCTTCTTTCAAAGGGACCTACAGGCTGGCGCTGATAATGAAGGTGCAATCAGCTGGATGTGGGCTTGCCCAGCTACTCCTACTCCAAGGGCTCAAGACTGGTATGTTCACATACAAGATAAGCCCGAGGTGAAGAGGGGACTACTACAGCAAAAACAGAGCAACACTGAAGGAATTAATGTTGGTGCCGTTTTTCCTGGTTTCATAGTTAACAATGCTCGCATGCTTCACGTGCATGATAGCTCATCCATCACTTGCATCACATGCCCTCAACCACAAGGTTCATGCTGGAGGTGGCTTGAATGGTGCCGAGTCGAGAGATGTCCCAAGCTGCGTACTGTCTTTTATACTCCCCAACCAAGTAAGGGTGATAGCTTCTGTTATGAGTTGGCCACATTCTGGGCATCTGAACTCCCAAAGGCATGctacatctgtgattggaatgcaATACGTATGTTTTCCTTTGCACACATAGTACTATTGCACCTGGACCATTGCCCTAGACTCATACATGTGCTTCCCTTGTCTGACTCTCTGGACACTTTGCCTCATATGGATACCCTGGAGATTGTGTGTTGTGGTGATCTAAAGGAGGTCTTCGCTCTGGATCCTAAGAAAAAGCGCCAGAGAATTATAGGATGCCCCAAGCTAAGGCGCATTCACCTGTACGAGCTCCCCAGCCTGCAGCACATCTGTGGGAGCAGAATATCCGCGCCCAACTTGGAGACCGTCAAGATCAGGGGTTGCTGGAGCCTTAGGAGCCTACCAGCCGTCAGCGGAAACAGAGAGAAGCTGCCTAGTGTGGACTGCGAGAAGGATTGGTGGGATAATCTGGAATGGGACGGGGTGGAGGCGAATCACCACCCTTCGTTCTATGATCATAACCACTCGTCACACTACAAGGCCCAGCAGCAAAGAGGCACAGTG
- the LOC123135570 gene encoding uncharacterized protein isoform X1 → MGTTLCNNLWNLQGSVLSSRGIFFIHMDLKPPNILLDDHMVPKITDFGLSRSNEMSHTTGQRFGTPGYLAPEYEKDGKTSFKCDIYSLGVIITELVLRRWRHRWNKPPTLLEYRQVTRCIEISVRCRQQESGHRPSILEIINILGESESMDGHTGQESAYLDDDMLRIEPLELKLNEEMSWSVKLSNKTKASFAFKIERPSQQYTIWPDKGIVTPGCNEYLVQITLQPQQRAPQVTQNADKIIFQSTKVPEGLRDEDITEKIFHEEAGKVVDEVDLMIVYVPTKPKENCKSREGTNMLVEEVPEEERIVGSLEDSTKDLIAKKNDVCQKIKNAEREGKKSTNEVDRWLEKVAKIIDVMHVISVDCKLKKDVTILACEKLREVQECLSSCPSTVAIESMPPPVQEMPGPSMSAENRNLQEALHFIKDEPTVGMIGIWGPGANNKIKKSLWPNEGQERVKSRIYAGA, encoded by the exons ATGGGAACCACGTTATGCAATAATCTCTGGAATTTGCAAGGGTCTGTGTTAtcttcacgaggaatttttttTATTCATATGGATCTTAAACCACCAAATATATTACTTGATGATCATATGGTTCCAAAAATTACTGATTTTGGGTTGTCAAGATCAAATGAAATGTCGCATACTACGGGTCAACGTTTTGGAACACC AGGATATCTCGCTCCAGAATACGAGAAAGATGGCAAAACTTCATTCAAGTGTGACATATACAGTTTGGGTGTCATAATCACAGAATTG GTACTTCGAAGGTGGAGACACAGGTGGAATAAACCACCGACCTTACTAGAATACCGGCAAGTAACTAGATGCATTGAAATATCGGTACGCTGCAGGCAACAAGAATCAGGACATAGACCTTCCATATTGGAGATAATAAACATTCTGGGTGAATCTGAAAGTATGGATGGGCACACTGGCCAG GAAAGCGCCTATCTGGACGATGACATGCTTCGTATTGAGCCGCTCGAGCTTAAGCTTAACGAGGAGATGTCATGGTCAGTTAAGCTATCCAACAAGACAAAGGCCTCTTTTGCCTTCAAAATTGAAAGACCAAGCCAGCAGTACACCATATGGCCAGACAAAGGCATTGTGACACCAGGATGCAACGAGTATCTTGTTCAGATAACATTGCAACCACAGCAGAGGGCACCGCAAGTTACCCAGAATGCTGACAAGATCATCTTCCAGAGCACGAAAGTGCCCGAGGGTCTTAGAGATGAGGATATCACTGAAAAAATATTCCATGAAGAGGCCGGCAAAGTGGTTGATGAGGTGGATTTGATGATTGTATATGTGCCTACGAAGCCCAAAGAGAACTGCAAGAGTAGAGAAGGCACCAACATGCTAGTTGAGGAAGTTCCCGAG GAGGAAAGAATTGTGGGAAGTCTCGAGGATTCCACCAAAGACTTGATTGCGAAAAAAAATGATGTATGTCAGAAGATTAAGAATGCTGAGCGAGAAGGCAAGAAATCAACAAATGAGGTCGACAGATGGCTGGAAAAAGTGGCCAAAATCATTGATGTTATGCATGTAATCTCGGTGGACTGTAAGTTGAAGAAGGATGTTACTATCCTGGCATGTGAGAAGCTTCGCGAGGTTCAAGAATGTCTCAGTAGTTGCCCCAGTACTGTTGCAATTGAGTCAATGCCACCTCCTGTCCAAGAGATGCCTGGTCCATCTATGTCAGCTGAGAACCGTAACCTTCAAGAGGCTCTCCACTTCATTAAGGATGAACCCACAGTTGGAATGATTGGAATATGGGGTCCAGGTGCTAACAACAAGATTAAGAAAAGTTTGTGGCCAAATGAAGGTCAAGAAAGAGTTAAAAGTCGCATATATGCAGGAGCATGA